Part of the Nicotiana sylvestris chromosome 5, ASM39365v2, whole genome shotgun sequence genome is shown below.
gagtttcctgaggtatttccttcagacctatcgggtatgccacccgacagggatattgacttttgcattgatttggctcctggcactcagcccattttatcccgtcgtatcatatggccccgcctgagttgaaagagttgaagaagaagttgcaagacttgcttaagAAGGGTTTTATTAGGTCGAGTGGTtctccttggggtgcaccagtgttgtttgttaagaagaaggacggatcgatgagaatgtatattgattaccggcagttgaacaaggttaaaatcaagaataagtatccattgttgaggattgatgatttgtttgatcagcttcagggtgtcaaggtattttcgaagattgacttgagatctggctaccatcagttgaggattagggcatctgatgtccctaagacagctttctgcactcagtagaggcattatgagttcttggtattgtcattcgggttgacgaaTGCCTCAACagcttttatagatttgatgaatcgagtgttcaggccttatttggactcgttcgtgatagtcttcattgatgatattttgatctatttccgtagccgggaggagcacgagcaacatcttagagtggttcttcagaccttgagggatagttagttatatgctaagttctcgaagtgtgagttctagttgagttcagttgcattcttgggtcatgttgtatcagtagagggtatttaggttaatccgaagaagattgaggtagtcaagaactggcctagaccagcatcagctacagagatttgaagtttcttgggattggcaggctactatcatcggttagTGGAGGGGTTcccatctatcgcagccccgatgaccaggttgacccagaagggtgcccagttcagatgatCAAACGAGtgcgaggcgagctttcagaagatcaagacagctctgactacggcaccagtgttggttttgcccacgggttcagggccttatatagtctattgtgatgcatctcgtattggactcggtgcagtgttgatacaggatggcaaggtcattgcatatgcttcacgatagttgaagattcatgagaaaaactatctagttcatgatttagagttggcagccattgttcacgcgttgaagatttggaggcattatctgtatggcatggcatgtgaggtgttcacagatcacaagagtcttcactatttgttcaagcaaaaggagttgaatttgaggtagagaaggtggttggagttgttgaaagtctatgatatcaccatcttatatcatcagggaaaggccaatgtggtggccgatgctttgagtaggaagtctgCCAgtggcagtcttgcttatattccggtcggtgacatatcgcttgctttggatgttcaggctttggccattcagtttgtaaggttggatgtttctgagtccAACCAtttgttagcttgcacagtcgctcgttcttctttattagagcgtattcgagatcgacagtatgatgatccccatttgtgtgtccttagagacacggtgcagcacggaggtgccaagtaggttaccttaggtgatgatagagttttgagattgcagggccgagtttgtgtgcctaatgtggatggtcctcgagagttgattttagaggaggcccatagctcccggtactctattcacccgggcatcgctaatatgtatcaggatttgaggcaacattattggtggtggataatgaagaatgatattgttgcatatgtagctcggtgtttgaattgccagcaggttaagtacgagcattagagacccggtggttcatttcagaagattgagattcctgagtggaagtgggagcgtatcactatggacttcgttgttagtCTCCCActgactcagaggaagttcgatgcagtgtgggttattgtggataggctgaccaagtcagcgcatttcattcctgtggcagtctcctattcttccgagaggttagctaagatctatatccgggagattgttcgtcttcatggtgtgcccgagtctatcatttcggaccgagatacatagtttacctcacgtttctggagagcagttcagcgaaaGTTGCGCACGCGGGTTGatttgagcacaacatttcatcctcacatggacgggcagtccgaaggaaccattcagattttggaggatatgctccgagcatgtgtcaatgattttggaggctcgtgggatcagtttttgcctttagcagagtttgcctacaacaacaactaccagtcgagtatccagatggctccttatgaggctttatatggtaggcggtgtcggtctccggttggatggtttgagccgggagaggctcgattattgggtacggatctggttcaggatgccttggacaaggtcaggatcattcgggataggcttcgtacaactcagtccatgcaaaagagttatgccgaccgcaaggttcatgatttggcattcatggtcggtgaatgggtattgcttcgagtgtcgcctatgaagggcgtaatgagatttgggaagaagggtaagcttagccctaggttcattggcccatttgagattctcgctcgagtgggagaggtggcttatagacttgcattgccgccgagcttatcagtcgtgcatctagtgtttcatgtgtccatgctttgaaagtatcacggtgatccatcccacgtgttagatttcagcactacctagttggacaaggacttgtcttatgaggaggagtcggtagctattctagaccggcaggttcgttagttgagatcgaagagttttccttctgttcgtgtttagtggagaggtcagcctcctaaggcattGACCTAGGAGTTCGagcccgatatgcggagccgttatccatatcttttccccgactcaggtacttccttcttctatccattcgaggatgaacggttgttttaaaggtggagaatatgatgacctaaaaaggtcatcacttgttccAAAATGAAATTAtacatttcgaggccttaaaaacctcttttagcatcacttcaatttgcgtgcgcaatccgagcatgtagccggaaagcctatatgtgaaaatatgtgaaaaatgataaattttgactataaaatgaattaatttgacttcggtcaacttttTGGGTAAACGGAACCAGACCTGTAAatggacggtcccggagggtccgttggaaaatatgggacttgggcgtatgcccgaaatcgaattccgaggtcccaagcccgagaaatgagtttttgaagaaaattattttctgaaattgtttaaaggatttggaaatgaattttgattataACATGTTGGTATccggcccgtattttggttccggtgcccggtacaggccttatatgtgatttaagataattctgtgaagtttggtaagaaacggaatccgtttgacgtgattcggaccttaaatacaaaatttgatgtttaaagaagttttgagaaattttattgaccttgaggtttaattcgatgttcatgatgttattttggtgattttattacacgaattagtccgtaggatatttttaaggttgtgtgtatatttgggttggagccccgagggctcgagtgagttttggataggttacGGGATGCactttgaacttagaaaaattgcaggttttttaGCTGTACAtagcaggtctgcaggcttcgcatttgtgaatcctggctcgcaaatgcgagcggcTTGTCACAATTACGAAAGAAGCCCAGGCCAGATCCCTCTCACAAATGCGAGGTTATCCTCGCAAATACGAAGTTTCCCATTTggccagtgatcgcaaatgctATGCGGTAGTCGCAATTCCCaagttgcaaatgcgacattatttttgcaaatgcgaaAGCCCAGCATTtatgaagggttcgcaaatgtgagCCCTGTCTCTcatttcccatacctgcgacctgcaactttatacttagacgattttaaacccatttttcatatcctctcaaaacataaacaccctAGGACAATTTTTCAAagacttcttcttctccaaatcaattgtaagtcgtttttaactagttttcttcaatcattaacatcttttaacatgatttcaacttaaaatcaatgattttcataggggaaattgggtgttttgggtagaacctaggtttttcaaaattggggatttggaccttgatttaaggtccgatttcaaaacaagttttatatttgggttcgtgggggaatgggtaatcaggttttcgttagaacctcgggttttgaccatgtgggcccggagtgatttttgagtttttgggtaaaactttagaaaactcattttcatgcattggggttgattcatttagcgtttattgatgtaattaagtaacttgtgactagatacgagcgaattggtggtggaatcaagggataaagctatagttgaatcgtgaattgtgttcctggcatcgaggtaagtgtttggtctaaccttagcttgagggattaggagttgtgtcttatttgttacatgttaattgtggagtacgacgtataggcatggtgacgagtatttatgcgttggtgtcaagcatgctcgtgagtcttgtattataattgttatgactctgttgtggtttattgtgcttcatattttattatcaccattgttcccttgccgggatgtttgtttgatattaatgatcccttgtcgAGATGTTTGTTtcgatagtattgttcccttgccaggatgtttgtttgatattattgttccctttccaggatgttgttgaaatatcattgttcccttgccgggaagttgttatattgctcttgttcccttgtcgggattccttgtgattattgttgtcttgtaaatgggagcgggtagtacgcctaccataagatataatgaaatgggagcgggtggtacgcctacgacaagatataatgaaatgagagcgggtggtacgcctaccacaagatataatgaaatgggagcgggtggtacgcctatcacaagatataataaaatgggagcgggtggtacacctaccacacgATAAATGAAaatggagcgggtggtacgcctaccacaagataaatgaaacgggagcgggtggtacgcctaccacgagataagtgatgagcgggtggcacgcctgccacgagatacatgaaatgggagcgggtggcacgcctgccacgagatatgagaaataggatcgggttgtacgcctacaacaagatgtgaaatgaaagtgaaatctgcatttgttttccttatccttgttagtagttgGACTTTGGTTCCCTATAATTCTTTTGAcattctgtttttacctgttattccccaaaacatgttttcccctcccatctttaattgGTTATTCTACTTTACTtttcgctgtatattatatataactgtacaggtttatttggtagtctggtcctagcctcgtcactacttcggcgaggttaggctagacacttactagcgcatggggttggttgtgctgatactacattatacattatgtgcagatcccggagcagctcttggaccgtagttggaggctaccttcagtccacgcggagatccaaggtagacatacaggcgtccgcaggccttgacgtctcctctatcttttattttatgTTTCATCTTTTTCGCTTCTGGAACAGTGTATTGAtcttttcttcagactttgtatgtagtaaatcgactgtctgtgacactgtgacaccaggttttgggtgattaaggcttgagTAATTGTATTAGACatagatttcagatattttattaaTGTATTCCGCTTTAATTTAAAGTTCCGCTGTTTATacgttatcgtcttatatttgttaaaaagaaaaaaattggacaatgaagtaagtagttaaaggattggcttgcctagatcacGTTAGTAGGTGctatcatgactcccgagggtggaaaatccgagtcgtgacatgACCTCTCCCTCCTAAACCCACATGCCCTCTAATCTGCGAGTGATCTCCACCACCTACTGGAATGTAACACCCGTCTCCAACTCCCGGGCTATGCTGAATCGGATATcatgaatgagtccctcaatgaacctacAGACTCGCTCTCTAACTATAGAAACCAAAGTAGGTACATGTCTGGACAAATCACTGAATCTAACGGCATATTCTGACACCAACATAGTGCCCCTAGCGCAACTGTTTAAACTTCGCGCGCATGCATCCCGAAGAGTCtggggaacaaactctctcaaaaacatgtcTGAGAATTGTGTCCATGAAAGTGAAGATGCATTGGCCGCGCTACCCAACTCGTACACTCGCCACCACTGATATGCCGCTCCGTTAAGCTGGAACGTAGTAAAAGCAACCCCACTCATCTTCgcaatacccatagtgcggagaatGCGGTGGCACTTCATTAGAAAACCATGTGCATCCTCTAAAGCCAAACCACTGAAGGTAGGAGGGTAATACTTCTTGAACCTCACAAGTCTAAGTTGTTCCTCCTCAGATGTTGCTGCCATAACCACGAGCTAAACTGGAACAACAGGCTGTGTTGGCATGACAGCTGGAACCTGACCAACATGGACACGCTGCTCAGAAGTACGGGCATCGGGAGTTTGAGCTCCTCCTCCGGTTTGTGAAGTGGCTGGTGAAACCGGAATTAACCCCGCCTGAGCTAATATACCAAACATACTCAGGAACTGTGCTAAGTACTAACATCTCCTGAAGTCCGGAGGTAACAACATGCGCCTCTGGTGCCTGTCCTCAAATCGAAACTACTAGAAGCTCATCAACTGTTGCTCTGACAAGTGCTCCAGATGTGGCGCGTTCCCCTCCTTGACCTCTACCTCGGCCCTGGCCTCTTGCGACTCTAGTAGGGGGCATGGGTGTCTACCCAGCTAACCcgatagcgcgtgtcctcactatctgtgaaagaatagagaTACAAAGGCTCAAACTTCGAAATCAAAAAATTCGCACGATgggaatgaaagaagtggaattttcTTAATAGTtccgtagcctctcgaagataagtacaaacgtctctgtattgatatgcaagactctactaaacttgctcgtgACTAGTAAaacctataaacctagagctttgataccaacttatcatgatGCAAAAAACCATTACAggcgtcgtgatggcacctagtctctaagactaggtaaaccGGTTACTAATAACGATTAGGAAAATTTTTAACAATGATAATTTTAAACAGAGTCTAATATGAATACTGAAACAAAAGCGTAACAAGCCTATGCAGCAATAGCTATAACAACCTCCCATAATTTGGTAATACATAGTCACGAACTCTAGCTAAGTACATGAAAAGATCTCAAAGATCGAGATACAATACAGTTCAAATAACAAGCTGACAATACAATGAAAGGAAAGAATTCCAAAGGACTACGACGACCAAGCATCTCTACCTTAAATCCTCGCGACCAATATATTGACTCTGCCCGAGTCCGATATCTCCATTACCTGGCTCTGcgttccaaatgacacaacggagctataCTAACTCCCAGAATTGAAATAcgaacccgatatcaataaagtcaactcccggtcaaacttctcaaccttccaaacctttaaCTTTTCAATTTTCGCCAAAATGCGTCAAATTAGCGTGCGGACCTCCAAAACTAATTTCAGACACAcacctaagtctaaaatcaccatacgaagctattagGATCGTCAAAATaccattccggagtcgtctacAAAAAAGACAAACTCCGATCAACTCTTACCGCTTAAGCTTCTAAAGCAAGAAtccttcttccaaatcaatcccgaatcATCCAAAATCCAAATTCGACCAGACATACAAGCCATAATACACAATACGGGAGCTGCTCGAGACCTTAAGCTATCGAACGGGATGTAAATTCTCAAAAGGACCGGTCGAATCCTTACAGCACAATAGTCATTTACCATAAACAAAAAACAGAAAGGCTTATAAGCCAACATATTCCTTACCTGACCCAAAAATAAATAATGTACTCATGGAAGGTCACTCGACACCATTTCCTGGGTGCACAATACCTTTGGGCCTGAGAAATGCATCTAGCCCAGATTTGCACAAATGACCTGTAGGCGACTATCAAAATCCTGTTAGCATAATTGGCTTTTCGCAATTAGAATTTTTTATGCaactaattttaaagaaaaaattagTCCACTAGACTAACTGCGAAAAAATATAAAGAGTAGCCTAAAAAATAGTCATACGGTGCATATATGATCTGAGTAAAGAGAGTGAGATAGAAACATGGGCCTCCGACTAGTCAATGGTTACAAAGGAGGGGGCATTtgtatctatacccgctttttgtgtcacgttttaacttgtgtccgctttgcaaaaaaatttgCAAACGGACCCGCTTTTTcgtataacttcagcatacggggctgaagtagcaaagacaatcacgcaaaacttcagcattttagtagccgggcctgaagttcagctctagagctgaagtttttgttttgtaactgtcgaactttagctctagagctgaagtttttgtttgtaactggcgaacttcagctctagagctgaagtttttgtttgtaagcttcagctctagagct
Proteins encoded:
- the LOC104246376 gene encoding uncharacterized protein, which translates into the protein MAATSEEEQLRLVRFKKYYPPTFSGLALEDAHGFLMKCHRILRTMGIAKMSGVAFTTFQLNGAAYQWWRVYELGSAANASSLSWTQFSDMFLREFVPQTLRDACARSLNSCARGTMLVSEYAVRFSDLSRHVPTLVSIVRERVCRFIEGLIHDIRFSIARELETGVTFQ